In one Pygocentrus nattereri isolate fPygNat1 chromosome 21, fPygNat1.pri, whole genome shotgun sequence genomic region, the following are encoded:
- the LOC108431526 gene encoding tubulin alpha-1B chain codes for MRECISIHVGQAGVQIGNACWELYCLEHGIQPDGQMPSDKTIGGGDDSFNTFFSETGAGKHVPRAVFVDLEPTVIDEVRTGTYRQLFHPEQLITGKEDAANNYARGHYTIGKEIIDLVLDRIRKLADQCTGLQGFLVFHSFGGGTGSGFTSLLMERLSVDYGKKSKLEFSIYPAPQVSTAVVEPYNSILTTHTTLEHSDCAFMVDNEAIYDICRRNLDIERPTYTNLNRLISQIVSSITASLRFDGALNVDLTEFQTNLVPYPRIHFPLATYAPVISAEKAYHEQLSVAEITNACFEPANQMVKCDPRHGKYMACCLLYRGDVVPKDVNAAIATIKTKRTIQFVDWCPTGFKVGINYQPPTVVPGGDLAKVQRAVCMLSNTTAIAEAWARLDHKFDLMYAKRAFVHWYVGEGMEEGEFSEAREDMAALEKDYEEVGVDSIEGEGEEEGEEY; via the exons CGTGAGTGTATCTCCATCCACGTAGGCCAGGCTGGTGTCCAGATTGGCAATGCCTGCTGGGAGCTCTACTGCCTTGAGCATGGCATTCAGCCAGACGGACAGATGCCTAGCGACAAAACCATTGGTGGAGGTGACGACTCCTTCAACACTTTCTTCAGTGAGACAGGAGCTGGCAAGCACGTCCCCAGGGCAGTGTTTGTGGATCTGGAGCCCACTGTGATTG ACGAGGTCCGCACCGGCACTTACCGCCAGCTGTTCCACCCTGAGCAGCTCATCACTGGAAAGGAAGATGCTGCCAACAACTACGCTCGAGGTCATTACACCATCGGCAAGGAGATCATCGACCTGGTGCTTGACAGGATCCGCAAACTG GCTGACCAGTGCACCGGTCTCCAAGGCTTCCTGGTCTTCCACAGCTTTGGAGGTGGAACTGGCTCTGGTTTCACCTCCTTGCTgatggagcgtctctctgttgaCTACGGCAAGAAGTCTAAGCTTGAGTTCTCCATCTACCCAGCTCCACAGGTGTCCACTGCTGTGGTGGAGCCCTACAACTCCATTCTGACCACCCACACCACACTGGAGCACTCAGATTGTGCTTTCATGGTCGATAACGAGGCCATCTATGACATCTGCCGTAGGAACCTCGATATTGAGCGTCCTACCTACACCAATCTTAACAGGTTGATCAGCCAGATTGTGTCCTCCATCACAGCCTCCCTCCGATTCGATGGTGCCCTGAACGTTGATCTGACTGAGTTCCAGACCAACTTGGTGCCCTACCCTCGTATCCACTTCCCTCTGGCCACATACGCCCCAGTGATTTCTGCTGAGAAAGCTTACCACGAGCAGCTCTCAGTGGCCGAGATCACCAACGCTTGCTTTGAGCCAGCAAATCAGATGGTCAAATGTGACCCACGTCATGGCAAGTACATGGCTTGCTGCTTATTGTACCGTGGTGACGTTGTACCTAAAGACGTCAACGCTGCCATCGCCACCATTAAGACCAAGCGCACCATCCAGTTTGTGGACTGGTGCCCAACTGGTTTTAAGGTTGGCATCAACTACCAGCCTCCCACTGTGGTGCCTGGTGGTGACCTAGCCAAGGTCCAGAGAGCCGTCTGCATGCTTAGCAACACCACAGCCATTGCTGAGGCTTGGGCCAGGCTTGACCACAAGTTTGACCTGATGTATGCCAAGCGTGCCTTTGTGCACTGGTATGTAGGAGAGGGTATGGAGGAGGGAGAGTTCTCAGAGGCCAGAGAGGACATGGCTGCTCTGGAGAAGGATTACGAGGAAGTTGGTGTTGACTCCattgagggagagggagaggaggagggagaggagtaTTAA
- the suox gene encoding sulfite oxidase, mitochondrial isoform X2 — MQHLRHCQVLTRVLLPSSHSAQQLKNNIPLASACSGLLSLRWGSGSSHQGHNYYSSRGPRFRYVLTGLVAGTGAVLAYGLHHNKAEQAAASVTHTSSLPVYSQEEVTKHSSLDQGVWVTYKGSVYDITDFVAKHPGGDKILLAAGGALEPFWALYAIHGQDHVLEILSEYKVGVLRPEDCKKQEIANSTDPYSTDPPRHPALIVNSLKPFNGEPPPALLTDNYITPSALFFKRNHFPVPQVDPSKYRLQIEGLLGGTISLTLEELKSRFPKHTVTATLQCAGNRRSDMHKAKQVKGLNWGVAAISNATWSGARLRDVLYHYGFDTEVTAKARHVQFEGLDLDVTGTSYGASIPLNKAVSEEGDVLLAYEMNGEDLPKDHGYPVRVIVPGTVGARNVKWLGKIIVSEEESQSHWQQNDYKGFPPGTDWDTVDYKSAPAIQELPVQSAITQPADGSIVDSNMEEVTVKGYAWSGGGREVVRVDVSVDGGKTWHVAEFQNSEEGQKPELSPPPGQAWAWKLWEITIPFPEGAQELELVCKAVDSSYNSQPDTVLPIWNLRGVLNNSWHRVKVKVN, encoded by the exons ATGCAGCACTTACGACACTGCCAAGTACTCACTCGTGTTCTCCTTCCCAGCTCTCACAG TGCTCAGCAGCTGAAGAACAACATCCCCCTGGCATCTGCATGTTCAGGACTTCTCTCTCTTCGCTGGGGGAGTGGCAGCAGCCATCAGGGTCACAACTACTACAGCTCGAGGGGGCCAAGGTTCAGATATGTGTTGACAGGGCTAGTGGCTGGGACTGGAGCTGTGCTGGCCTATGGACTTCATCACAATAAG GCTGAGCAAGCAGCTGCCTCGGTTACTCATACATCCTCCCTACCTGTTTATTCCCAAGAAGAGGTTACGAAACATTCCTCCCTGGACCAGGGCGTATGGGTCACCTACAAGGGAAGCGTTTATGATATCACTGACTTTGTAGCAAAACATCCTGGAGGTGACAAAATCCTGCTAGCCGCAGGTGGCGCTCTAGAACCCTTTTGGGCACTGTATGCCATTCATGGTCAAGACCACGTTCTAGAAATTCTCTCAgagtacaaggttggtgttctTCGACCAGAAGACTGCAAGAAGCAGGAGATTGCCAATTCTACTGACCCGTATTCCACCGACCCACCTCGCCACCCTGCTCTCATTGTCAACAGCTTAAAACCCTTCAACGGGGAACCTCCTCCCGCCCTCCTCACTGACAACTACATCACTCCCTCCGCCCTCTTCTTCAAGCGCAACCATTTTCCCGTACCCCAAGTAGATCCCAGCAAGTATAGGCTGCAGATAGAGGGCCTTCTTGGTGGTACCATCTCTCTGACTTTGGAAGAACTTAAGTCTCGTTTTCCCAAGCACACAGTAACTGCAACTCTGCAATGTGCCGGAAACCGCCGTTCTGATATGCACAAGGCTAAACAGGTCAAAGGGCTTAACTGGGGAGTTGCAGCAATAAGCAATGCCACTTGGTCAGGCGCACGCCTGCGGGACGTCCTGTATCACTACGGCTTTGACACAGAAGTGACGGCTAAGGCTCGGCACGTGCAGTTTGAAGGTTTAGACCTTGACGTGACAGGTACGTCATACGGAGCATCTATTCCACTGAACAAGGCAGTGAGCGAAGAAGGAGACGTCCTTCTAGCATATGAAATGAATGGGGAGGATCTCCCGAAAGACCACGGGTACCCTGTTCGTGTGATCGTCCCCGGAACAGTTGGAGCCCGGAATGTCAAATGGCTGGGCAAGATAATTGTCAGCGAGGAAGAGAGTCAGAGTCACTGGCAGCAAAACGACTACAAAGGTTTCCCTCCTGGCACTGACTGGGACACGGTGGATTACAAATCGGCACCGGCCATCCAGGAGCTCCCCGTTCAGTCGGCCATCACACAGCCAGCAGATGGTTCGATAGTGGACAGCAACATGGAAGAAGTGACCGTGAAAGGTtatgcctggagcggtgggggAAGGGAGGTGGTGCGAGTGGACGTCTCTGTCGACGGAGGGAAGACGTGGCATGTGGCTGAATTCCAGAACAGTGAGGAAGGACAAAAGCCTGAACTCtctcccccacctgggcaagcttGGGCGTGGAAACTGTGGGAGATAACAATCCCATTTCCGGAAGGAGCTCAGGAGCTGGAGCTTGTGTGTAAGGCAGTTGACAGTAGCTACAATTCTCAGCCAGACACGGTGCTGCCTATTTGGAACTTGAGGGGTGTGCTGAATAATTCTTGGCATCGAGTGAAGGTGAAAGTGAATTGA
- the suox gene encoding sulfite oxidase, mitochondrial isoform X1 yields MTLPCRLCFHRCLSTGSSLTAILRLTHLKRWSFEAFSVKAVAQIDSAMQHLRHCQVLTRVLLPSSHSAQQLKNNIPLASACSGLLSLRWGSGSSHQGHNYYSSRGPRFRYVLTGLVAGTGAVLAYGLHHNKAEQAAASVTHTSSLPVYSQEEVTKHSSLDQGVWVTYKGSVYDITDFVAKHPGGDKILLAAGGALEPFWALYAIHGQDHVLEILSEYKVGVLRPEDCKKQEIANSTDPYSTDPPRHPALIVNSLKPFNGEPPPALLTDNYITPSALFFKRNHFPVPQVDPSKYRLQIEGLLGGTISLTLEELKSRFPKHTVTATLQCAGNRRSDMHKAKQVKGLNWGVAAISNATWSGARLRDVLYHYGFDTEVTAKARHVQFEGLDLDVTGTSYGASIPLNKAVSEEGDVLLAYEMNGEDLPKDHGYPVRVIVPGTVGARNVKWLGKIIVSEEESQSHWQQNDYKGFPPGTDWDTVDYKSAPAIQELPVQSAITQPADGSIVDSNMEEVTVKGYAWSGGGREVVRVDVSVDGGKTWHVAEFQNSEEGQKPELSPPPGQAWAWKLWEITIPFPEGAQELELVCKAVDSSYNSQPDTVLPIWNLRGVLNNSWHRVKVKVN; encoded by the exons agaTTGACAGTGCAATGCAGCACTTACGACACTGCCAAGTACTCACTCGTGTTCTCCTTCCCAGCTCTCACAG TGCTCAGCAGCTGAAGAACAACATCCCCCTGGCATCTGCATGTTCAGGACTTCTCTCTCTTCGCTGGGGGAGTGGCAGCAGCCATCAGGGTCACAACTACTACAGCTCGAGGGGGCCAAGGTTCAGATATGTGTTGACAGGGCTAGTGGCTGGGACTGGAGCTGTGCTGGCCTATGGACTTCATCACAATAAG GCTGAGCAAGCAGCTGCCTCGGTTACTCATACATCCTCCCTACCTGTTTATTCCCAAGAAGAGGTTACGAAACATTCCTCCCTGGACCAGGGCGTATGGGTCACCTACAAGGGAAGCGTTTATGATATCACTGACTTTGTAGCAAAACATCCTGGAGGTGACAAAATCCTGCTAGCCGCAGGTGGCGCTCTAGAACCCTTTTGGGCACTGTATGCCATTCATGGTCAAGACCACGTTCTAGAAATTCTCTCAgagtacaaggttggtgttctTCGACCAGAAGACTGCAAGAAGCAGGAGATTGCCAATTCTACTGACCCGTATTCCACCGACCCACCTCGCCACCCTGCTCTCATTGTCAACAGCTTAAAACCCTTCAACGGGGAACCTCCTCCCGCCCTCCTCACTGACAACTACATCACTCCCTCCGCCCTCTTCTTCAAGCGCAACCATTTTCCCGTACCCCAAGTAGATCCCAGCAAGTATAGGCTGCAGATAGAGGGCCTTCTTGGTGGTACCATCTCTCTGACTTTGGAAGAACTTAAGTCTCGTTTTCCCAAGCACACAGTAACTGCAACTCTGCAATGTGCCGGAAACCGCCGTTCTGATATGCACAAGGCTAAACAGGTCAAAGGGCTTAACTGGGGAGTTGCAGCAATAAGCAATGCCACTTGGTCAGGCGCACGCCTGCGGGACGTCCTGTATCACTACGGCTTTGACACAGAAGTGACGGCTAAGGCTCGGCACGTGCAGTTTGAAGGTTTAGACCTTGACGTGACAGGTACGTCATACGGAGCATCTATTCCACTGAACAAGGCAGTGAGCGAAGAAGGAGACGTCCTTCTAGCATATGAAATGAATGGGGAGGATCTCCCGAAAGACCACGGGTACCCTGTTCGTGTGATCGTCCCCGGAACAGTTGGAGCCCGGAATGTCAAATGGCTGGGCAAGATAATTGTCAGCGAGGAAGAGAGTCAGAGTCACTGGCAGCAAAACGACTACAAAGGTTTCCCTCCTGGCACTGACTGGGACACGGTGGATTACAAATCGGCACCGGCCATCCAGGAGCTCCCCGTTCAGTCGGCCATCACACAGCCAGCAGATGGTTCGATAGTGGACAGCAACATGGAAGAAGTGACCGTGAAAGGTtatgcctggagcggtgggggAAGGGAGGTGGTGCGAGTGGACGTCTCTGTCGACGGAGGGAAGACGTGGCATGTGGCTGAATTCCAGAACAGTGAGGAAGGACAAAAGCCTGAACTCtctcccccacctgggcaagcttGGGCGTGGAAACTGTGGGAGATAACAATCCCATTTCCGGAAGGAGCTCAGGAGCTGGAGCTTGTGTGTAAGGCAGTTGACAGTAGCTACAATTCTCAGCCAGACACGGTGCTGCCTATTTGGAACTTGAGGGGTGTGCTGAATAATTCTTGGCATCGAGTGAAGGTGAAAGTGAATTGA